Proteins co-encoded in one Arachis stenosperma cultivar V10309 chromosome 7, arast.V10309.gnm1.PFL2, whole genome shotgun sequence genomic window:
- the LOC130939635 gene encoding exocyst complex component EXO70B1-like yields MKIHLFLGIFGVGLSYSLIILRSSLDLENEHQRLDDQYHSVVQVDSDSQQQQEEAAQVDSDSQEVNTDIVIMKTQFTACINALKLCDRELINMLSNYAKDNVKTFIESNLEDHVPVDSNMVIDALPSNIIDDLQEGVKFMVANGLQKECCDSYSSCRREYLGKFISSSHLKLPNIVNVVEVESTALEFEVRNWITTSNLAMRLLFPNERRLCERIFMGLSTATDIVFTEICREFTIHQFKFSDCFTFEVFPMSVRVFKALNDLIPEYESLFSQKSCDSIRNEAISNWKRLGKATKGIFIELEDWICNDEAISDVPDELYPICRKVIECLNVVFKAWVILPLENFFEEHPMVVHREGSPSSFFIQLIRMIELLEKHLEVRFKSCPDRALRCITAMNNVRHIEQNAKKWNWDTRPMYNSGIIRKLSAKVRHNLEDYLRISWDDVVGLLKLGDNEAYSAESMKENLKLFNLHFKEICRVQSTWFVLDEQLRKEIRESIDNILLPIYGVFIGKLYDVLGSHANEYIEYSMLDIDALLNDLFRA; encoded by the coding sequence ATGAAGATACATTTGTTTTTAGGTATCTTTGGAGTGGGACTCAGCTACTCCCTCATCATTCTCCGTTCTTCTTTAGATTTGGAAAATGAGCATCAGAGGTTGGATGATCAGTATCACTCAGTTGTGCAAGTTGACTCAGAttcacaacaacaacaagaagaagctgCACAAGTGGATTCAGATTCACAAGAAGTCAACACTGATATTGTCATTATGAAGACACAATTCACCGCTTGTATAAATGCTCTTAAGTTATGTGATAGGGAGCTTATTAATATGCTTTCCAATTATGCAAAAGATAACGTCAAGACCTTCATTGAATCCAACCTTGAGGACCATGTCCCGGTTGACAGCAACATGGTGATTGATGCGCTGCCGTCAAACATTATcgatgaccttcaagaaggagTGAAGTTCATGGTGGCAAATGGACTTCAGAAGGAGTGTTGCGATTCATATAGCAGCTGCCGCAGGGAATACTTAGGAAAGTTCATTTCCAGTTCACACTTGAAACTCCCAAATATTGTGAATGTGGTTGAGGTGGAATCAACTGCTCTTGAATTTGAAGTTAGGAATTGGATTACCACTTCAAATTTAGCAATGAGATTGCTGTTTCCCAACGAAAGAAGACTGTGCGAGCGTATCTTCATGGGGCTCAGCACGGCTACAGATATCGTATTCACCGAAATTTGCAGGGAATTCACGATacatcaattcaaattttcAGATTGCTTTACATTTGAAGTTTTTCCCATGAGCGTAAGAGTTTTCAAGGCACTGAATGACTTGATTCCAGAGTATGAATCATTGTTTTCCCAGAAATCTTGTGATTCAATTAGAAATGAAGCTATCAGTAATTGGAAGAGACTGGGGAAAGCAACCAAAGGGATATTCATAGAGTTGGAGGATTGGATTTGCAATGATGAAGCCATATCAGATGTTCCTGACGAGCTTTATCCGATCTGCAGAAAAGTGATAGAGTGCCTTAATGTTGTTTTCAAAGCTTGGGTCATCCTTCCCCTTGAGAATTTTTTCGAAGAACACCCCATGGTTGTTCATAGAGAGGGAAGCCCGTCTTCATTCTTTATCCAGTTGATTAGGATGATAGAGCTTCTAGAGAAGCATCTGGAAGTCAGGTTCAAAAGCTGTCCGGACCGTGCTCTGCGCTGCATTACAGCGATGAATAATGTAAGGCACATTGAACAGAATGCAAAAAAATGGAACTGGGATACAAGACCCATGTATAATAGTGGCATAATTAGAAAACTGAGTGCAAAAGTCAGACACAACCTTGAAGACTACCTAAGAATCTCGTGGGATGATGTTGTTGGGCTTTTGAAGCTGGGAGATAACGAAGCATACTCAGCGGAGTCTATGAAAGAGAATCTCAAATTGTTCAACTTGCACTTTAAGGAAATATGCAGGGTTCAGTCTACATGGTTTGTCCTAGATGAGCAGctaagaaaagaaataagagagtCCATAGATAATATCTTGTTGCCAATATATGGAGTCTTTATTGGAAAGTTGTATGATGTTCTTGGTTCGCATGCCAATGAGTATATTGAGTACTCAATGCTTGACATTGATGCTCTGCTCAACGATTTGTTTCGTGCATAA